ACCGTGCAAGCCAGACGGCGGGTGTATTCCCCCGTGAGGGGTCTTGTATTAGCCACCCTCCCGACATGGGACATCCATAATTTTGGCTCACCGGAGTTTTGAGCTCCGGGGAGAACCTTGCCCGCGGTCGACGAAGAAGCGAAATCGTTTGTGTCTGTTGGGTTTGCGATTTCAGTAGGCTGTATCTACTGGTTGTCGGGTGTGGCACGGAAATGCGGGAATTGCGGCGTTTGTGTGTGAGCCAGGGCACAAAAATTATTGTTTCGCCGACGCGCATCATTTGGTTTGGAGCGTGTTTCGGGGCGTCGTAATGGGTCCGGTGGGCGCGGAGTGGCGGGTGGGGCGGGGAGATCAAGAGCGGTGTTGATCAGTTTTCATGCGTTACCGGGTGTGGGTGGTGCAAGGGCGGTCGTTTGGGAACCGACCCTACGGCGCCAGGCGGCCCGGTGTCCTACGGCCATGTGCCCGGCCCGACTGTCCGGTGTTCATTCGGGGTGTGTCCGCGTGCGCGCGTGAGGGCGGGTTCGGGTGGGTCGGGCGGCCGGGGAGGGCCGGTGACACCGATCGCTGCCGTGAACGATTCATGTCTATACATGTCGCTCCGGCTGTGCTGATCCGGGCGGTCTGCGCGCAGTGCGACAACGTGTCGCAGCCGTTTCCGGGCCTTTCCTGCGTCAGATCATTGTCAATGCCTTTCTTAAATGGTGCGTGACGGCATAAAATTAGGGGGCTGACATGAACGTCCTCCGTGCCGCCCCCTTGGGACCGGTACACCCGGCTTTGGCCGGAGGGGCGCGCTTGAGAAGGCATTCCCTACGCAATTGGATCGACCGATGATTCCGTTGAAATCCCTTGGGCGCTGGCTGCGCCCGGGCCTGCTGTTCGCGTTGTCCGTGTTCATGACGGGCTGCAGCTCGGCCATTCTGGCCCCGAAGGGTCAGGTCGGCCACGACCAGAAGACCCTTCTGATCACGGCCACCGTGCTGATGCTGCTGGTCGTCGTGCCGGTCATCATCATGACCCTCGCCTTCGCCTGGAAGTACCGTGCCTCCAACACCAAGGCCCGTTACGAGCCGAAGTGGTCGCACTCCACCGCGATCGAAGTGGTTGTCTGGTCGATCCCCTGCATGATCGTGCTGGTGCTGGCCGTGCTGACCTGGCGTTCGTCGCACTCGCTGGATCCGTACCGTCCGCTGGACTCGCAGACCAAGCCGGTGGTGATTGAAGCCATTTCGCTGGACTGGAAGTGGTTGTTCATCTACCCGGAAGAGAACATCGCGACGGTCAACGAAATCACCTTCCCGGTGAACACCCCGCTGAACTTCAAGATCACGTCCGATTCGGTGATGAATGCCTTCTTCATCCCGCACCTGGGCAGCATGATCTACTCGATGACCGGCATGGAGACCAAGCTCCATCTGATCGCCAACGAGACCGGCACCTTCCCGGGCATGTCCTCGCACTACAGCGGCGCGGGCTTCAGCAAGATGCATTTCGACGCCAACTCGGTGACCGAAGCCGAATACCAGGCATGGCTGGCCAAGGTGCGTGCGCAGAGCACCCCGATGGACCAGGCCGCCTTTGGCGCGCTGGTGGCCGAGAAGAACCACGACTGGCACCCGGTGACCTACTTCGGCACCACCGAAACCGGTCTGTTCGACTGGGTCGTTGCCCGCCACATGGGTGACAACCAGCACTACGGCATGGACCACAAGGCCATGGATCACAAGGGCATGTCGCACGGCGCTGCGGGCGAAAGCCACGAAGGCCACGAGATGCCGGCCGGTGCCCATGACATGCCGGCCGACCATGCCGAACACACTGCAGACGAGCACGCCGCCGCCGGTCACGCCGGCCACGCAGGCTCGGGAGAATAAGCATGAATCCGTTGGGCAAACTGACATTCGCTGACATCCCGCACGACCCGATCATCATCTCCACGCTGGTTGGCGCGGGGATCGGTGGCCTGCTCGTGCTGGCCCTGATCACCAAGTTCAAGCTGTGGGGCTATCTCTGGAAAGAGTGGTTCACCTCGGTTGACCACAAGAAGATCGGCGCGATGTACCTCATCGTCGCCTTCGTCATGCTGCTGCGCGGCTTTGCCGACGCCATCATGATGCGTACCCAGCAGGCCATCGCCGCCAACGGCGCCGAAGGCTTCCTGCCGCCGCACCACTACGACCAGATCTTCACCGCCCACGGCGTGATCATGATCTTTTTCGTGGCGATGCCGCTGATCACCGGCCTCATGAACGTGGTGGTGCCGCTGCAGATCGGCGCGCGCGACGTGGCCTTCCCGTTCGTCAACTCGCTCAGCTTCTGGCTGTTCGTGGCCGGCGCGGGCCTGGTGATGATCTCGCTGGGCGTGGGTGAATTCGCGCAGACCGGCTGGCTGGCCTTCCCGCCGTTGTCGGGCAAGGAGTTCAGTCCAGGGGTAGGCGTGGATTACTACATCTGGGGCCTGCAGGTAGCAGGTCTAGGCACGACACTGAGCGGTATCAACTTCTTCATTACCATCCTGAAGATGCGTACCCCGGGCATGAAGCTGATGCACATGCCGGTGTTCACCTGGACCGCGCTGGTCACCAACGTGCTGATCATCGCCGCCTTCCCGGTGCTGACCGTCACCCTGGTGCTGCTGACCCTGGACCGTTACCTGGGCACGCACTTCTTCACCAATGACGGTGGCGGCAACGCCATGCTGTACATCAACCTGATCTGGATCTGGGGTCACCCGGAAGTCTATATCCTGGTGCTGCCGGCCTTCGGTGTGTTCTCCGAAGTGATCGCCACGTTCTCGCGCAAGGCGCTGTTCGGCTACAAGGGAATGGTGTACGCCACGGCCACCATCGGCGTGCTCTCGTTCATCGTGTGGCTGCACCACTTCTTCACCATGGGTTCGGGTGCCAACGTCAATGCCTTCTTCGGCATCACGACGATGATCATCTCCATTCCTACCGGCGTGAAGATCTTCAACTGGCTGTTCACCATGTTCCGCGGCCGCGTGCAGTTCACCAGCCCGGTGCTGTGGACGATCGGCTTCATGGTCACCTTCACCATCGGCGGCATGACCGGCGTGATGCTGGCGATCCCGGCCATCGACTTCGTGCTGCACAACAGCCTGTTCCTGATCGCCCACTTCCATAACGTCATCATCGGCGGCGTGGTGTTCGGCATGTTCGCCGGTATCACCTACTGGTGGCCGAAGATGTTTGGCTTCCGCCTCAACGAGGCCTGGGGCAAGCGCGCGTTCTGGTGCTGGTTCATCGGCTTCTATGTGGCCTTCATGCCGCTGTACATCCTGGGCTTCATGGGCATGACCCGCCGCATGCAGAGCTACCCGAACCCGGAATACCAGCCGCTGCTGGTCATTGCGATGGTCGGTGCGTTCATCATCGGCGCCGGCATCCTGTGCCAGATCATCCAGGTGGCCGTGTCCATCCGCGACCGCAAGAAGACCGCCGACCTGACCGGCGATCCGTGGGATGCCCGTACGCTGGAGTGGGAAACCTCTTCGCCGCCGTCGTTCTACAACTTCGGTTCGCTGCCCAAGGTCACCGAGCTGGACGACTTCTGGGAACGCAAGCAGCGTGGTGAAGCGTGGGAACGCCCGGCCAAGTACACCGACATCCACATGCCGCGCAACACCGGTACCGGTGTGGTGATTGGTGCCTTCAGCCTGGTCTTCGGCTTCGCGATGATCTGGCACATCTGGTGGCTGGCCATCGTTGGCCTGGTCGGCATGATCGGCACCTTCATCTGGCGCACCTTCGACAAGGACGTGGATTACTACGTGCCGGCTGCCGAAGTGGAGCGGATCGAAAATGAGCACCGCCGTCACCTGCAGGCGCAGGGTCTGGTGAAATCGGAGTTGCAGGCATGAGCAGCACTATCGCCAACAACGTGAACCACGGGCACGCCGCACACGCGGCGGCCCATGGCCATGATGACCACGAACACCACGACACCGGCGAGAACACCGTCTTCGGTTTCTGGGTGTACCTGATGAGCGACTGCCTCATCTTCGCCAGCCTGTTCGCGACCTATATCGTGCTGGCCGGCGGCACCAACGGTGGCCCGGGTCCGAAGGACCTGTTCGACCTGACCTTCGTAGCGTGGGAAACCACGCTGCTGCTGGTGTCCTCGCTGACCTTCGGCCTGGGCATGATCGCGCTGCATAAGCACAAGGTTGGCCAGATGTACCTGTGGCTGGGCCTGACCTGGCTGCTGGGCTTCGGCTTCATGGTCATGGAAGTGTGGGAGTTCAACCACCTCATCCATGAAGGCTTCGGTCCGGACCACAGTGCGTTCCTGTCGGCGTTCTTCGCGCTGGTGGGCACCCACGGCCTGCACGTGAGCGCCGGCCTGCTGTGGCTGCTGATCATGTTCATCCAGATCAAGCAGAACGGCCTGACCCCGACCAACAAGACCCGCATGGCGTGCCTGAGCCTGTTCTGGCACTTCCTGGACCTGATCTGGATCGGCGTGTTCTCCGTCGTCTACCTGAAGGGAGCGCTGTAATGGCACATGACACTCACGCACACGACCACGGCCATGGCGCCGCGGGCGAAAGCCACGGCAGCGTCAAGTCGTACCTGGTCGGTTTCCTGCTGGCCGCCGTCCTCACCATCATCCCGTTCTGGGCGGTGATGAAGGGTGGCCTGCCGGTCTTCACCACGGGCGTCATCATCGTGGTGGCGGCCATCCTGCAGATCTTCGTGCACCTGGTGTTCTTCCTGCACCTGAACCGCTCGTCGGAACAGCGCTGGAACGTCAGCGCGGCGGCCTTCACCGTGGTGGTGATCGGCATCATCGTCGCCGGCACGCTGTGGGTCATGCACAACATGAATGTGCACATGATGCATTGACCCTTGCGGGGGTGATGCACGCAGAAAGGCCGCCCGGAAGGGCGGCCTTTTTGTTTGTGGTAGTGCCGACTGTTAGTCGGCAACGCCATGCATGAAGAATGCAGGGCGGGTCCGCGCGAAGGGCAGCCGACTAACAGTCGGCTCTACCAGTCGGATCTAGCAGTCGGATCTACCGGTCGGTTATGCGGCGTTGCGCAGGAACGCCTCGGCGTCCACCGGCTTGCCCAGGTGGTAACCCTGCAGCAGGTCGCAGCCCAGTTCGTTGAGGTAGTCGCGCTGCCCGGCGGTTTCCACGCCCTCGGCCACGATCTGCAACTGCAGCGAGCGCCCCAGCGCCACGATCGAGGACACGATCGCCGCATCTTCCGCGTTGTCTTCCAGGTCGCGCACGAACGCGCGGTCGATCTTCAGTTCGGTCGCCGGCATGCGCTTGAGGTACAGCAGGCTCGAATAGCCCGTGCCGAAATCATCAATGGAAATCTTCACCCCCATCGCGGTCAGCCCGTGCAGGATCTGCAGGCTGGCTTCCACGTCCTGCATGGCCGTGGTCTCGGTCACTTCCAGGGTCAGGTGGTGCGGGGCGAGGCCGTGCCGCTCCAGCGTCGCCTTTACCGTGTACAGCAGCGTGGTGGACGAGAACTGCAGCGGCGAAAGGTTCACCGCCATAGACCACGTCGCGTGCCCGGCGTCATGCCACTGCCGCAGCTGCGCGCAGGCCTGGTCCAGCACCCAGTCGCCCAGCGGCAGGATCAGCCCGCTGCGCTCGGCGATGGGAATGAAGGTGTCCGGTCCCAGCAGGCCCAGCCCGGGGTGCTGCCAGCGCACCAGCGCTTCGGCACCGATCACGCCACCGCCATCGGCGCGGAACTTGGGCTGGTAGTGCAGCACCATCTCATCGCGCTGCAGGGCGCGGCGCAGCTCCTGCAGCAGCTTGAGCTGGCGGTTGGCGCTGACGTGCATCGATTCGGTGAAGAACGTATAGCCGTTCCGCCCCGAGTCCTTGGTGTGGTACATGGCCGCATCGGCATGCGCCATCAGCTCGCGCTCGGTGGTGGCATCGGTGGGGTACATCGCGATGCCCAGGCTGGCGGTGACCTGCAGGTCCAGCGTGTCGATCTCGAACGGCTCGGCCACCGTGGCGATGATGCGCTCGGCCACCACCGCGGCGTCTTCGGGCACATCCAGCTGGAACACGATGACGAACTCATCGCCGCCCAGCCGGGCGAAGGTATCCTGCGCGCGCAGCAGGCCGTTGACCCGCCTGCTCATCTCGATCAGCAGCTTGTCGCCAAGCTGGTGGCCGTAGGCATCGTTGATGGCCTTGAAGCCGTCCAGGTCGCAGAACATCACCGCAAAGCTGAAGTTGCGGCGCTTGGCCTTCTCGATGGTCTGCTCGATGCGGTCCTGCAGCAGCATGCGGTTGGGCAGCTGGGTGAGCGGGTCGTGCAGCGCGGCCTGCAGCAGCTTCTCATTGGCCTGGGCCAGCGAATCGGCGAGCAGACCGGTGCGGGTGCGCATCTGGCGGTCGAACAGCGAGGCGATCAGCGCGATGCCCAGCGTGGCCAGGGTGGTGACGATGACCAGCACCGCCAGCCACTTGGTATCCAGCCCGTTGGCGTACACGGCGCCGCAGATACTGCCTTCCGGGAAGTTGGCGGCGGCCATGCCGGTGTAATGCATGCCCACGATGGCCAGGCCCATCACCAGCGAGGCCAGCCCTCGCAGCAGCCCGGTACGGCGCTGTTGGGTGCGCAGCCGGAAGGCAATCCACAAGGCGGCGCCGGCGGCGCCGATGGCGATCAGCAGCGAGGCAGCGAACCACAGCGGGTCGTAGTCGATGCCCGGCTCCATGCGCATCGCGGCCATGCCCAGGTAGTGCATGCAGGCAATGCCCAGGCCCATCAGCACCGCGCCGGCGATCAGGCGCGGCCACGGCAGCTCCGGGCGCGAGACCAGCCACAGCGCGTAGGCCGAGGCCCCCACCGACGCGGCCAGCGAATACAGGGTGATGGCCAGGTCGTAGCCGACCGGGATCGGCAGGTGGAAGGCGAGCATGGCCACGAAGTGCATGGACCAGATGCCCAGGCCCATGGCGGCGGCGCCACCGGCCAGCCACCAGCGGGCTACACGGCCTTCGGTACTGGCCAGCCGGCCGGCCATGTCCAGCGCGGTATACGAGGCGAGGATGGCAACCAGCAGCGAGAAAACGACGAGACTCTGGCTGTAGGTGCCGGTCATGGAAAAGCCTGGATGTACATGGGGAAGGGAAAGGCGCGGGCGCCCGCCACGGTATCGGCCGGGGCGGGGCAAGGTTGAGCGGGGGCGTTCAGCCGGCGGTTGGGCGCGCGTCTCGGTTGCTGCGACGTGGCTCGGCTATCCTGCCCGACAGCAAATGAATTGGATTTGACATGGCCAAGCGGCTTACCGCCTACGTGTGCAGCGAATGCGGCGCGGAATACAGCAAGTGGCAGGGGCAGTGCACCGAGTGCGGCGCCTGGAACGTGTTGAGCGAGATCACGCTGGAAAGCGCCGCGGCCACCAAGTCGCCGGCCGCGCGCCGCTCGGGCTGGGCCGGCAAGGTCGATGCGCCGAAGATCATGGCGCTCAAGGACGTGCAGCAGACCGAGCACCTGCGGGTGAGCACCGGCATCGGCGAATTCGATCGCGTGCTGGGGGGCGGTCTGGTCGAAGGCGCGGTGGTGCTGGTGGGCGGTGACCCGGGCATCGGCAAATCGACGCTGCTGCTGCAGGCGGTGGCGAAGATGGCCGCCACGCTGCCGGTGCTGTACATCACCGGCGAGGAATCGCTGTCGCAGGTGGCCGGCCGCGCGGTGCGGCTGGACCTGCCGCTGGACAACGTCAACGCGCTGGCCGAAACCCAGGTCGAAGCGATCCTGCAGCACGCCAGCGCGGCGCGGCCGAAGCTGATCGTGGCCGATTCGGTGCAGACGCTGTGGACCGAATCGCTGACCGCCGCCCCGGGCTCGGTCAGCCAGGTGCGCGAGAGCGCGGCGCGGCTGGTGCGCTTCGCCAAGGAAACCGGTACGGCCGTGTTCCTGGTGGGGCATGTGACCAAGGAGGGCGGCATTGCCGGCCCGCGCGTGCTCGAGCACATGGTGGATGCGGTGCTGTATTTCGAAGGCGAGAGCGGCAGCCGCTTCCGCCTGCTGCGTGCGTTCAAGAACCGCTTTGGTGCGGTAAACGAGCTGGGCGTGTTCGCGATGGGTGAGAAGGGACTTAAGGAAGTGTCCAATCCGTCGGCGATCTTCCTGTCCGGCGGCAGCACCCTGCAGCCGGGCAGCTGCGTGATGGTCACCCGCGAGGGCACCCGGCCGCTCCTGGTGGAGGTGCAGGCGCTGGTGGATGCCTCACCGCTGTCGAATCCACGCCGCGTGGCGGTGGGCCTGGAACAGAACCGCCTGGCGATGCTGCTGGCGGTGCTGCACCGTCACGGCGGGGTGCTGGTGGGTGACCAGGACGTGTTCGTGAACGTGGTGGGCGGCATCCGCGTGCAGGAAACCGCCGTGGACCTGCCGGTACTGCTGGCCGTGTTGTCCTCGCTGCAGGACCGGCCGCTGGCGGAAAAGACGATTGCCTTTGGCGAAGTGGGTTTGTCCGGCGAGATCCGCCCGGTACCCAACGGCGAAGACCGCCTGCGCGAAGCGGCCACGCACGGCTTCAAGCGCGCCATCGTGCCCAAGGCCAATGCGCCCAAGACCGGCAGCGTCAAGGGCATGGAAGTCATCGCCGTGGAGCGGTTGTCCGAAGCGATCGACGCGATCTGAATCGGGCATTTCCGGCGCATGCGGCCGCGCAGGCAAACCGTGGCCGGGCTGTGCTAGTTTTCCGTTCCCGCCAGAGAAAACGATTACATGCAAGCGACTCCCCTGGACACGCAGGGCGCCAGCGAGATCCGTCGCGCCGGTGTCGACCTCAACGGATTGATGACGGTCCTTGGCAAACACCTGTATTCCACCCCGGTGGTGGCGCTGCGGGAACTGGTGCAGAACGCGCATGATTCGCTGGTGCGACGTCGGCTGGAACAGGCGGACTGGCAGGAGGCCGGGCGGATCGAGGTGCATGGCGATCCGGTGAACGGCATCGTGCGCATCGTCGATACCGGCGCGGGCCTGACCCAGCAGGAAATCCACGACTACCTGGCCACCGTCGGCGTGGGCTATACCCGTGGCCTGCGCCAGGCGGGCGAGGATGACGAGGGGCTGATCGGCATGTTCGGGCTGGGCTTCCTGTCCGCGTTCGTGCTGGCGCGCCGGGTCACCGTGCGCACCACGTCCTACCAACAACCCGGGTTGGGCCATTGCTATGTGTCCAGCAATGCCGAGCAGTACACGGTATCGCCGATGCCTCCGCGTGCGGTGGGTACCGAGGTGGTGCTGGAACTGCATGGCAGCTACACGCACCTGGCCCAGGAGCAGACCCTGCGCGACATCCTGGGCCGCTACTGCGCGCTGCTGGGCGAACCCATCCATATCGGCCATGACGCGCGTGCGATCAATCCCGAGCCGCCGCCGTGGCGCCCGCAGGCGGGCGTCGCGCTGCATCCACTGCAGGCGCAGCGCCGCGCGCTGGAATTTGCCGCGCACTTCGAGCGCAGCTTCGAGCCGATTGCCTGCATGCCGCTGCGCGCCGAAGGCGGAAGCGATGCGGTGGGGCTGCTGTGGGTGCAGGATGGCGCGACCTACGGCACCAGCGACAACCGCAACCTGTCGGTGTTCGTGCGCGGGATGCTGCTCGACGACGACGCGCGCGACCTGCTGCCGCCGTGGGCCGGGTTCATTGGCGGGGTGATAGAATCCAGCCGGCTGACTCCCACCGCCAGCCGCGAGGACCTGCAGCGCGACGACATCTACAGCGCGGTGCAGCATGCGCTCGGCGAGGCACTCATCGATGGGCTGGTCGACATCGCCCGGCAGCAGCCCGAAGCCTGGCGGCGCATCCTGGCCCGGCACAACGAGGCGCTGCTGGGCGCCTCGCTCTGCGATGACCGGCTGTTCCAGCTGCTGCTCGAGCACGTGCGCGTGCCCAGCTCGCAGGGCGACATCCGCGCCAGTGAACTGCCGTCGCGTGGCGCGGTCCACGTGATCCTGGACAGTGGTGGCGGCTTCGAGGAAATGCTGTTCCGCGCGATGGGCGTGCCGGTGGCGCATGGCAACCGCTATGCCGTGGTGCCGTTCCTGCGGCGCTGGACCCAGGCCAAGGGCATGCGCCTGGTGGAGCTGGGCACCGAGCAGGGCAATCGCGCGCTGTTCCAGACCGACACGCTGCCCGAGGCCGAACTGGCGTGGCTGCAGACCCACCTGGGCGATGGCGAGCAGCTGCTGCCGGCGCACTTCAGCCCGGCTGAACTGCCGGTGGTGGTGGTGCCCGATCGCGAGGCCGAGCTGAAGCGCCGCCTCGAAGACGACGAGAACGACAAGCGCGTTTCAATGGCCGCGCTGCGCCTGGCGCGGCAGTTCACTGCCCGCATCGTCGCACGTGCACCCTCGCGCCTGTATCTCAACCTGGACAACCCGGCCGTGCAGGCGCTGCTGGCGGCCATGCGCGCCGGTAATCCCCAGGCCGAGGCCGCCGCGCGGCTGCTGCGCTCGTTGAAGGTGATCGTCAGCGCCCAGGGACGTGCGCAGGACGGCGGCGCGGCCAGCAGTGATCTCAACCGCGCGTTCGGCGACATCGCCGAGGCCCTGCAGCAGATGCTGCAGCCGCGCTGACATTTCGATTTTCTTTACGCATTACAGGACGGCACGACCGCATGGATATCTGGAACTGGGTGGAAAAACTGCAGGACGATCTGGGTGAGGCAGGGCAGGCGCAGAGCGCGCAGCTGCTCACCCGGCTGACCGACGAGGTCTGCGAGCTGCGCATCGATCGCGTGGATGCGCTGTTGCCCGAAGCGCGTGCGCTCGGCAAGACGCTTGGAAATCCGTGGCTGGACGTGTTCGTGGGCCACTGGGAGATGCGCAACCGGGTCGGCAACCGGCTGGAGGGCGAGTCGGCGCTGGGTGATGCGGTGGCGTTGTTCGAACGCGCGCACCGCGCCGACACGGTGGAGTGCCCACAGTCGGTGTGCGTGACCCAGGACCTGGCCGCGTGTTACGGCAACATCGATGGCCCGGGCTGGGTGCCCGAACGCATCGAGGTGTGCGAAGAAACCTTGGGGCGGATCGACCCGAGCTGGGCCTGCTTCCAGTGCCTGAGCTGCGAGAAGGCCGACGCGCTGCTGGATGATGGAAATCCCCAGGGCGCACTGGACTACCTGGACGTACAGGCCGGTACCGTGCTGGCGCATGGCGGCAAGGTCTACGACAGCTTCCCCGAAATGCGCATCAAGATCCTGCTGGCCAGCGGCCGTGCCGCCGAGGCCCTGGCCTTGATCGACGCGCGCCAGGCCGAGGTGGAGGCCGAAGGCGACTATGAGCCGGCCAACTGCACCGTGCCACGTCGGCTGTCGCGTGCCTGGGCGCTGGCGCAGCTGGGGCGCGATGAAGAGGCGCTGGAGGCCCTGGTGCCGTGGAACCAGGTGTCGCCGAATTACCGGCGCATGTGGGGGCACACGGTGGCGCTGCTGGTGCGCAGCGCGCCCGAACGCAACGGCTGGGATCTGGGGCGCCGGATGAGCGCCACCCTGGCGCATTACGCCCAGGTGGGCGCGCACCGTTTCGTGATCGAAATTGCCGGGTTGTGCGTGGACATGGCCCTGCAGCGTGGCGCGGTGTGGACCGCGCAACGCCACCTGGCGCTGGCCCGCCAACACCTGGATGGCCTGCGCCAGGACCTGGGCGCCCGCGATGCCGTGGCGGCGATGGCCGCGCGCATCGAGGTCGCCCCCGCTGCGGCCGCCCTGCCCGTGCCCGCCGAGGCCCTGTTGGACTGGCTGGTCGGGGAGGGGGCGCAGAACGAAGGGCGCGACCCCGAGCGCGAAGCGCAGTGGTTGCTGCAGGCCGTGGCGGCGCGGCCCGATGATGCGGCCCTGCTGGACGTGGCCGCCTCGGCGCTTGCGGCCTGCGGTGCCGAGGAGGAGGCGCTGGCCCTGCTGTGGGCGTTCGTGCAGCGCCACCCGCACGAAGATGCCTCCCCGGCGTATTCGTTGATGCGGCTGCTGGTGCAGCGTGGCGACCTGGGCGAGCTGGAACGGCTGGTGCAGCACTACAAGGCACAGGTGCCGGTGTTCGCGCTGTGGTGCCAGGCACAGATCGCGCAGAAGCAGTCCGACTGGGCCGCGCTGGAGCAGGCCTGCTCGGCGCTGCTGGCGCTGTCGCCCGGTTCGCACGGCGCGCGCAATCTGCTGGCGATGGCCCTGATGGCGATGCAGCGCTTCCCGGACGCCGCCGCGCAGTACCGCCACCTCACCGAGGTCCTGGAGGAACCGCGCAGCGCACACTGGGACCATATGACGGCAGCCAGCGCGGCTCGTGACTGGGCAGCCGTGCGGACATCGGCCGCCGCAGTCGGCATGGAACTGGACAGCACCGAAGGCCCCGTCGAAGAGAACTTCGGCTGGGTGATCATCCGCTGCATGGACGGTGGCGACCCGATCGAGTACTACGCGCGCCGGACCGGCCCGGTCACCGCGCGCATCGTCGAGAACGCGCCAGCCAACCGGCGCCAGCGTGTGGACGACTGGGTGGTGTTCGACGCCGAACTGGTGCATCCGGCACCGGAAGATGAAGAAGAACGCCGTCGCTTCATGCCTACCTACGCCGAAGTCCATCTGCTGGAAAGCGGGGGACATGCGGCGAGCTGGCTGGTGGATGGCGTGCATCCGGGCGAGGAGGCCTGGGCGGCGTTCTCCGACGCGGTCAAGGACCGCGGCTGGAAGCTGTGGACCCACAGCGCGGACGATTACCAGCTTGCCGACACCCAGGCCGACGGCGCGCCGCTGCCGGGGGTGCTGTTCACCCTCGCCCAGCCACAGGAGGCGCCTCCGCTGGCGCTGCACCGGTTCCTGCTTGAGGCCACCGCCGGCTGGCCGCATCGGATGTGCTGGCTGCGCCTGGCCGAAGCCTGCGGCCAGGACGAACAGCGGCACCTTGATGTGATCGCGCGTTACGGGCTGTAAGCGATGCAGCGGGCGCGCCGCGGCGGTTGATCAGCGCGCGCGCCCGAACACCAGTTCGATGACGAACTGGCTGCCGAAGAATGCCAGCAGCAGCAGCGCCATGGCGGTGAGGGTCCAATGCACCGCTTTGGCGCCGCGCCAGCCGTAG
This is a stretch of genomic DNA from Stenotrophomonas rhizophila. It encodes these proteins:
- a CDS encoding ATP-binding protein; translation: MQATPLDTQGASEIRRAGVDLNGLMTVLGKHLYSTPVVALRELVQNAHDSLVRRRLEQADWQEAGRIEVHGDPVNGIVRIVDTGAGLTQQEIHDYLATVGVGYTRGLRQAGEDDEGLIGMFGLGFLSAFVLARRVTVRTTSYQQPGLGHCYVSSNAEQYTVSPMPPRAVGTEVVLELHGSYTHLAQEQTLRDILGRYCALLGEPIHIGHDARAINPEPPPWRPQAGVALHPLQAQRRALEFAAHFERSFEPIACMPLRAEGGSDAVGLLWVQDGATYGTSDNRNLSVFVRGMLLDDDARDLLPPWAGFIGGVIESSRLTPTASREDLQRDDIYSAVQHALGEALIDGLVDIARQQPEAWRRILARHNEALLGASLCDDRLFQLLLEHVRVPSSQGDIRASELPSRGAVHVILDSGGGFEEMLFRAMGVPVAHGNRYAVVPFLRRWTQAKGMRLVELGTEQGNRALFQTDTLPEAELAWLQTHLGDGEQLLPAHFSPAELPVVVVPDREAELKRRLEDDENDKRVSMAALRLARQFTARIVARAPSRLYLNLDNPAVQALLAAMRAGNPQAEAAARLLRSLKVIVSAQGRAQDGGAASSDLNRAFGDIAEALQQMLQPR